One window from the genome of Eucalyptus grandis isolate ANBG69807.140 chromosome 7, ASM1654582v1, whole genome shotgun sequence encodes:
- the LOC104453243 gene encoding acetyl-CoA-benzylalcohol acetyltransferase produces MKVEIQWKKLVKPSVPTPSDQRKWKLTSIDELQMPNYVGVIFYYRDNAGNPELISLKGFTRWRRRYIEDDDGCFIDCNDLGVEFVHAKVDGQIDQLLHRDPNMDLLEYLSQFPNNLVGNPLVVIQVNTFECGGIAIGLRSTHRISDIYTMAIFVNSWATACRGNVDVTVCPSFELSSLFPMKVSAVANWPPPRIIGSKEFTMCRFRFSGDAVSKLRALARDDAKDSMANNFQPSRVEVVSALISKALVKIDRCRQGEERPFAVCMAFNLRDKVKLNIPANSCGNFFSVISGQSAQPTVGKTNPEFNEMVNIIHNMISDAKTKYATIVNKEELCSAVGNSIAELVKVASSSEVFMISFSSWCRFGLYEIDFGWGRPVPVSNISLNLRSVILIDDEEGKGIDAWTTTTGDEMILLKQDPDILAFTS; encoded by the exons ATGAAGGTGGAAATACAGTGGAAGAAGCTGGTCAAGCCATCAGTGCCCACACCGAGCGACCAGCGAAAATGGAAGCTAACATCAATAGATGAGCTTCAGATGCCAAATTATGTGGGCGTTATCTTCTACTATAGAGATAATGCCGGGAACCCGGAGTTGATATCTCTCAAAGGCTTCACCAGATGGAGGA GGAGATATATCGAGGATGACGACGGTTGTTTTATCGACTGTAACGACCTTGGAGTGGAGTTCGTCCATGCCAAAGTGGATGGCCAGATTGATCAGCTGCTCCACAGAGACCCCAACATGGATTTACTCGAATATTTGTCGCAATTCCCAAACAACCTAGTAGGCAATCCACTAGTGGTGATTCAAGTGAATACGTTCGAGTGCGGCGGAATAGCAATTGGCTTGCGCTCTACACACAGGATCAGCGACATTTACACCATGGCCATATTCGTTAACTCGTGGGCCACCGCTTGCCGAGGTAATGTAGATGTTACAGTCTGTCCAAGTTTCGAGTTGTCATCTCTATTCCCAATGAAAGTGTCGGCTGTTGCGAATTGGCCTCCGCCACGGATTATTGGCAGCAAGGAATTCACGATGTGTAGGTTCAGGTTCAGCGGTGATGCTGTATCGAAGCTGAGAGCCCTAGCTAGGGATGATGCAAAGGATTCAATGGCCAACAACTTCCAGCCTTCGAGGGTGGAGGTTGTTTCGGCACTAATAAGTAAGGCTCTCGTCAAGATTGATCGATGTAGACAGGGCGAAGAAAGGCCTTTCGCAGTTTGTATGGCGTTTAACTTGCGCGATAAAGTCAAACTAAACATACCCGCAAATTCTTGTGGCAATTTCTTCAGCGTGATTTCTGGGCAATCCGCTCAACCCACGGTCGGCAAAACGAATCCGGAGTTCAATGAGATGGTGAACATAATCCACAACATGATATCAGACGCTAAAACGAAATATGCAACAATAGTAAACAAGGAGGAGCTCTGCTCGGCGGTGGGGAATTCTATAGCCGAACTTGTCAAAGTCGCGTCCTCAAGTGAAGtgtttatgatttcttttagTAGCTGGTGCCGTTTCGGGCTATATGAGATCGACTTCGGGTGGGGAAGGCCGGTTCCCGTCAGCAACATATCATTGAATCTCAGATCGGTCATTCTTATCGACGATGAAGAGGGCAAAGGAATTGATGCATGGACAACCACCACTGGAGATGAGATGATTCTTCTTAAACAAGATCCGGATATTCTGGCATTCACTTCCTAG